In Miscanthus floridulus cultivar M001 chromosome 8, ASM1932011v1, whole genome shotgun sequence, the sequence tacaacccatcatcTGGCATACTTATtaagtcggtcaaagatgcatggcttgagtccttggaggaccatgccattggcctgttcaacctgaccattagtacgtaGATGTTCGatcgaggcctagtcgatcctaatgccatatccatcatagaagtctaggaacttcttcttgATTAAGTTAGTTCTGTGGTCAGCGATGATATAGTTAGGGACACCGAAATGGTAGATGATgccaaggaagaacttgaccgcctcttctgagtgAATGTTtgtgatgggctttgcctctatccatttggtgaatttgtccaccgctatgagtaggtgacTGAAGTCacccaggccctttttgaggggttcgaccatgtcaaggccccagaccatgaatggctaggtgatagggatggtttgaagctcctgtgccagcaaatgagtttgccaagtATAGAACtgacatccctcacacctgcggacaacctcctctacatctcatatcgtagtgggccagtaaaaaccttggtgaaaggctttttcaACCATAGACCTCGGAGCCGCATGATGTCTGGAGAttccagcatggacctcgaggaggagctgtttcccttggtcggtagggatgcaTTTTATGAGTACTCCCGACGCACTTcacttgtaaagttcattactaAATGTGATGAACATTTTGGTGCATTCAAcgatttgtcatgcttctatcctttctggtgggagaatCTCCTCAAGGAGATAGGTGAGTAGCGGTGCTCTCTAGTTagcttgatcgagtgctaccacggCAACGTCGGTGGGCgacgtcatcatggaggcaccgagGTCGGAGCCCCCTGAGTGCCTGGATTGGTGTCGGAGTGTGTCCAGATCGGATCCTTCCAGGATGTGGGTAGATggctcatgaaggtcattgatgaagaccccatctggagacGGAACCCAGCCTaggcagccaattttgcgagaaaatcgacggcatcgttgtcctttcattGGACATaatgtagttcgatcccctagaatttgtccttgagcttgcatacctcctggtagtatgctgccatgagggggcttttataagaggactccttcatgacttggtcgatgaccaactctgagtcaccgcgGACGTACAGCCGCGTAGCACCAAGCTCAATGGCGATGCACAGTCCAttaatgagggcctcatattccgtggcgttgtttgaggccgaAAAGTAGAGACGGATCATGTAGCAAAGCCTGCTTCCATTcggggagatcaaaaccactcaagcTCCCGAGCCTAGCGCCATCACTGACCTATCGTAGTACATTGttcagtactcatgggtgacgtctggggttgggagctggacctccgtccattcggtgacaaagtccatgagagcctaagacttaatagcggtgcaggggatatacctgatgtcgtggcccattagttCGAGTGCCCGCTTGGAGATCCGTCCTACGGCGTCACgattgtggatgatgtctcctagtgagaatgaagtgacgaccatgactttgTGGTCGATGAagttgtgtaggagcttctgggtcgccatcaACATGGCGTATAGAAGTTTTTGCACCTGGGGATACCAAACCTTGGcattggtgagtacctcaccgatgaagtatACAGGTCACTGGGCCTTTAGGTGGTGTCTCGGCTtgtccctttcgatgactagggtggcgctcaccacgtggttgcttgctatgacataaaggaggaggggttctccccgttcaggagcaacaaggattggggccaacgtcagtgatgttttgaggctttccaaagtctgttgtgcttcctcagtctagatgaaTGCATCtatctttttgaaaagcttatagaGAGACATCCCCCACTCGCCTAGCTAGGAGATGAACCGATTTAGGGCGACCAAAcagtcggtgagcctttgtatacCCTTGATGTttcatatagggcccatgttggagatggccgtgagtTTTTCAGGGTTGGCCTTGATACTGTGTTTGGACACGAtctatccaagcagcttcccctttagaacctcgaaaacacatttttcgggattcaatttgatgttgaacctttggaggttcatgaacgttgcggccaagttcacgatcaggtcacaagcttgagccgttttgaccactatgtcatctacatagatggtGATTATTTGTTTTGGCCGCTCCACTTGGTTAGGCTGGTCGAGCtagtcgatttggtcggtgaagcattgctgcatgccacgttgataggtggtgccagcgttcttcaggtcgaaaggcatggttacgtagcagtacaaaccatacggggtgatgaatgatgtcatgagctggtcggactctttcatcgcgatctggtggtaacctgagtaggcatccagaaaggagaggatttcgcatcctgaggtggagccgactatctggtctattcgtggcaaaggaaaatggtcctttggacatgctttgttgaggccagtataatcaacgcacattcttcatttcttggtcttctttttaacaagaacatgaTTGGCTATCCAgttagagtggtatacctccttgatgaatccggctgctagaAGTTTGGCGACCTCCTCCCCTATGGCCCTGTgtctctcatcgtcaaagcaacgcaggcgttgcttggtgggctttgagcttGGGACGATGCATAATGCATGCTCAACAACCTCCCGTGATATGCCccgcatgtcagaaggtttccttGCGAAGACATCActgattggcgcatagaaagtcagcgagctcgcattcctatttggccagggaGTTCGGCCCTGATCCGCACCATCTTAGTTGGGTCGGTGGAGTCGATttccaccgccttagtttcctcgattgGGCAGAAGGCAgttgaggaggttggcttgttgcagtttgGGACTACCGAAGATGACAAATTTCTGAGCTGAGGGAGCTCGgctgagttgatgatggcagtggcgagctcgaaatgctcactggtcgcacatgtaggcatacgaaaaggtgctacccatagtgatgacgccgttcagtccctgacatcttcagcttgaggtatgaaaggatcaagatgcccaagagggggggggtaaattaggctaattctaaatttctttacaataattaaatcctattgttagcccaattaaccccttgtacctagaaagtatttctaatgttctatcacacaaaaagtcttacaacctaagttccaatcctactctagcatggcaattctatgaatgtaaagacaaatattgaattgctcaaagtaaatgctcaaggtaaatgctcaaaggaaagagagaaggaggaacgcggcgatgttttgccaaggtatcaaagagtcaccactccccactagtccttgttggagcacccgcgcaagggtataactcccccttgatccacgcaaggatcaagtgctctctacgggttgattcttcgacactccatcgtggtgaatcacccacaaccgttcacaacttgagttgggtcatccacaagctccatcggatgatcatcaagctcctaatcaccaccaagccatctaggtgatggcgatcaccaagagtaacaagcacgaactctcacttgaccacagcaagcctaatgagaagggtggatgcacactatgctactcttgatctcactaatgagtgactctctttgggattctcaaatctcaatcacctcactaggaccttactcttcttggcacttctcaaatgtgtttctcagttgttagaatgagcaaaagtacccccacacactgAATGGAGGAAAGTATTTATAACtatgggctaaaaaacaaacctgttatgtgcctctacggggtgaccagacgctgcctgGTCAGTTCACCTCGAACTCCAGTatttaaagtgtgaccggacgctagccagcgttcggtcagcactgaccggacgcgtctagtcgtgattttccctctctgaaaTAGCTTCCGGTCAGCACtggccggacacgtccggtcgtgattttccctctctaaaaccttactagagtcgaccagacgctgacccTCAGCATCcaatcacttcacctctcagcgtccgatcacttctagatgacttcaccttgatcaaatgaaactGACCGGACTttgcgctagcgtccggtcacaccgaagccaacgtctggtcagtatttgacgctccattagtgctaggtttagcaagtgtgcaccacacctaacccactagactcaccttggtcaagctacccatccataccccccttaatagtacggccaaaggaaaaacaaagtcctaaactactctaagtgtttcttcaacaccaaacgacacttagaactagtccatccttaaccttgtcgtccatcctttgaaaaccaaaacaatttccatcgtaggggcatgaccaccacgaTAGCCCAATCGacctctattaccatgacctaacttaattgcctctataaaacatatgttagtcatagtaatcatgtattatcattaatcaccgaaacccaactaggggcctagatgctttcaaggtaggtgtagttggggatcgccatgaacttggcgtagcatggccgccccaagatgatgtggtaggaccctaggaaggccaccacctcgaaggtgaggacctccgagcggaagttggctcggtcgccaaacgtGACGAGCAGGTCAATCttcccgagcgggtatgcctgcgtcccctaggatcatgccatggaagggagagcttcactgggcggagctctgatctgggggatgcacatggcgtcaagggtgtcgacgtagagaatgttgaggccgctacctccgtccatgagcaccttGGTGAGACGCTTCTTAGTGGACAAtagggtcgacgatgagcgggtagtgaCCTAGTCTAGctatgtgggaaggatggtctctctgataaAAAATGATCAGAGATTCTGACTAGCTGAGGGAAGAGGGAATGGCCGTTtcggcgacgcatgcctctctatagcgcactttgtgctagcTGCTTAGAGTAGATGGCATCAGgatccccaaagatcatgaggcattcctcagggATCAGGAAagttgtccccatccttgcccaccatgcCTCCCCTCTTGGTCAGttacctccttgccctttccttctttcagTCCGCTGGCCTGtcgtagaaagcgcttgaggagttcatagtccttgtagaggtgcttgacggggtaggcgtagTTGGTGCAtgagctctccatgagcttgtcgaagtggtcaggctggcccttgctagggctgcttgcccgcatgATCGACCGCGATGACCAAAGCGGAGTTGGCtggtcggcgccgatccttcttattctttttgtccctttgcatggaggggcccttgtcttagtccttgcgcttggccttgcccttgtcctggcctccactaaagaccactccgaccgcctcctcgctggaggTGTGGTTCGTgatgacgtcgagcaggtcacgggtggtacggggcttcagacagccgagcttatggatcaaggactcacaggttgtcctagagaggaatgcactgatgacgtccgcatcaatgacatcaggaagggagttgcatcattttgagaacctacagatgtaatcccgtagggactcattaggctcctgctgacagctcttgaggtcttaggaattcctaggatgaacatacgtcccctagaaattcctgatgaagatcctcttgagatccacctagtcgcggatgctgtcaggtaggaggaattcgagccatgcttgaacatgctcccccacgcagatggggaggtatttaatgatgaagtggtcatcatccactcctccggctcggtaggtgagccaaaagtcttcgagccatatactagGATTCATTTccctagtgtatttggtgatgttggtaggtggttggAAGCACTATGGGAACGACGCTTTCTAGATGCGACGGCCAAAGGctcatggtcctaggccatctgggctaggatTCCTATCATCTGGTCAGCAACCATGCCTGGAGTACATTTcctcgctcccctcgatggtctggcGGGGGCCTGTGCTGCCTGCCCTCACCGCTCcttgatggacatcatcatcacgcTGGGCTTGATGctgattgttgatgatgctatgAGCGTCTTGGTTTGGCCTGAGCCATTCGCGCataggcggtcggtgtggagcgggtgctGGGTTAGGCCATGGTGCAGCTACGGCCTCCTATTCCACGCCTAGTGActgtagtggtgagtggatggagcaatTCGACTGGTGCGCCCCTATTCCCCTGGTAGGCAAAGAGGCCGCGAGCCGATgtcgtgatgcggagctctccgcctattgaatggtggcggtttccaccagcgccCAGAGGTTCTAGTGGATCGCCTGCTCTTGGGGGTCGATAGGTTcgggaaggccgcgcagaagcatcgccgcaactgtgatgttctggccagcccgagcaaactatgggggatcgttttctccatccatgatgttgcgctggacctgacggGTGCGACCCCGGGCACCGCTTGTCGGGTTACGCACGTGTGGCATAGCGTGCTACGCCGAGCATGCCAGCGCAGGTGGTAGTTGGCTCTACTGCCTTTATCATAACTCTTCGTCGTGCTCCTACGCACAAGTGAGGGCCTCCGCACAAGAGTCCAGAGGGGTGTGGGCCTATAGAGACTCCGCTATCACTAGCGGCTATCCtgaagcatccgccatagcgcactcctcggacagagggtggctaggtgccacgacgtcgctgatgctagagccatcactttcaacctcgtcatccacgaggtcgtggaaagaggcaggagcgtagcccgccatccccacaattttggatgtgagagggggacAGCGTCAGCATCTTTGGAGCCCCCACGCATATGCGTCCATggaggacgcgaggccgtaggggaaccaggTCACACGGCGGTTGCGGttgggacaatggggtccctctggagagtcggcggaagatattaaatagcgagtaaagaataattatgtatgttactcacagtagggtttgagcccagcatgggcttaGAGCAAAGCGCAGGTGTCTCGTCATTGAGGTCGCCGGGTGGCCTAGAGCtgacggagggcgctcctcctccgacgtgcgtcgggacaagtgcctcctcacggaggtgaagCACGCCGAGCTGGTCACGCGATGAaatccaggcttccaaagagaaaGGTCTggaatggctcgaagacgggaggaGCCCACATCCCAATATGCAGGAGCGTggaaaactccagcgagccaaaacgAATCGTATCGCTTGAGGCCGTCATGCTGAAGATGGcgaaaaggtgggccatccgatgaccaaaagtgtgaatgtACGGCGccctccccatggacggcgccaactgtcggtgcgaaaagtgaccaacaagtaaatatttgtagttttgccatacgttgtgatcggatgtgacctagcactcaatgacataggcctcgttcggcttaccccatattcggcttgttcggcttgttttttcagccggaacagtatttttctctcacaacaattcagccagaacagtgtttttcagtcagttttagccaagattcagaccagcgaacggggccatagggtttatactagttcaggcaacatgtcctacgtccagtttcagtcggtcggtgactttattcctgagcctaggtgctcaaagtttattgtggggttacaaacgagtgggaataagaagggggtgttaaaggtccAGTCGAgctctgaaccgaagggccaagagtgacgggagcttcaATCGTGCACAGTCGgttgttctgacatgtctgaaaggttgcaaagcacccttctaggCATGGCCTgtcagtactgtcctgcaggtatgCAGGGTAcaggtcctcggtattgcggttgacttgagcgccttgccttatctgcttcgcttgattcttgggtccttaccgagcgggcgttctCAGTCGGTTGTTTCCAAGTCGGCTTCGACCGCGCGCTGgtcgaagaagagctgtaagcagaggttcgatgtaTTCTCGGTCGgaaaagcgggtcggagtcggaagcgagcgccgtctcctccttggccaggcctttgagtcagagactggatcgctcttctagcttgtcgttaggtatctagggccggcccaggagtcgtGCGTCGTTGTAatgccgtctgctgggccgagggCCGAGTTTTTGCTAGGAAGCGGCCCATcagggaccttgggtttatgaaccctgACAGAAACTACGATAGTTTCTGCACTGTGAGTGTCCTGAATAAATATAGGCAAAATATTTATTCATGCATTTGAAACAAACATATATATGTGTTCCTTCTCTATTAATTTGCTCTAGAAATTAAATAAGAAGGACAAATTTTCTCTTGGATGGATGGAGGGGGTACATGTTTGTTTATAAAGGAGAAAAAACACATTCCTTTTTTTTTATTCCTGGTGCATAAGCACAACAGGCGCAAGAATTCCATCTAGTCTAGCAACAACGAAAAGCACACGGTGAGTTTTGCCACGGCCCATCCAATACTCAAAAGGAACGTACTGCGGGCCCAATTCAAGCGCAGCCCACAAGGCGCAGACTCCATGAGCCGCCCTCATGGAACCAAACCAACCAAACCAACGGGCCGCAGCCGAAAGCCCGAAACGAAACAGCTCCGTCCGGCGTCCGCCTCCCCCGTTTCATTTCGTCATCAAAGAGGAGGGGTAGCAATAGCAATAGTAGTGTGGAACTGGAACTGGGGGACACCCCAACAACCCAAGCTGATACTTCCCCTAGTCTCCTCGGCGAGCGACACGCTCGGATCGGTCCACGCTCCAgtgctccaccgccgccgccgcccacctcGCCCTCTCGGCCTCTCCAATCCAATCGGGCCCCCCCTCTCGAGCATCCAATGGCGACGGAGCTGCTCCCCGTGGTGGACATCGGGGCGCTCTCGCAGCCCGACCTGgacgcgctcgccgccgcctccgcgcaCGCCCTCGTGCCGCGGACCTGCCCCGACGCCGACCCGCTCCCGCCCCTCAAGATCGACCGCGCCGTCTTCAACGAGAGCGCCGGTTCCCGGAAGCAGACCTTCTCCCGCCGCCgcctcggcgccgccgccgcgtcctcctCCTCGCCCTCGCCCGCCCGTCACACCTCCTCCACGCAGTCGTCCGCCGGGCGGGAGTACGACCCCGAGGGCGAAATCGTCGCGTACCACCTCCGCCGCCTCTTCGTCCCCGATGACCCCTCGCTCCCGCCCCCTCTCGAGCCCCAAACCCTAGCCCTACTACAAGAACCCTcctcccctccgccgccgccccccGACCCCGACCGGGAGACCACCAATGCCAAGGGCGTCTCCGTTGACCTGCTCAGGCTTGCGGGGATGGTGGACCCCTACGATGCCGAGCTGCACAGGCGGACGGCCGGGATGGCTTCCGAGGCCGAGCTGCAGGGTTTCATCGACAGCCTTGCAGGGAAGTTTGTCAGCCAGAGGCAGCGGAGGAAGAATGTGGACGCCTCCTTCTTTGGGGATCACCTCCCTCGCGGGTGGAAGCTGCAGCTCGGGCTCAAGCGAAAGGGGGGACTCGTCTGGGCGCGCTGCTTCAGATACGTGAGGTTTGCCTGTTTTGCCCTGCCCTGTCATTCTTTCTCTATGCTAGTGTTAGTATCTTGAATGGAACTATGCTGGAATACCTTACCTGATGCGATGTATACTTGTTCAGAGATCCTCTAGTAGTGTGCCTGAGACATGCACAATAGAAGTGGTGGATTGGGTTTACATGGTGATAGTGATACCTCTGGCAGCCAACAATGTCAGTTGATTCTGCTTAGCTTTGGAAATCGGATGCTTCTGTTTGAGTGAATGGATGCATGTTTTAGATGTTAATTAATAATATTACTACATCACTGGAGTGAGATGTTTGTTGAATATAATGCTGGGTTGCTGGCTTTTGTGGGTTTGCAAAGACAGTCTTCGTGCTTGTATTGGTGTAGCTGCATTTGATGCTGTTGTTTAAGTATCAACAGTGTTCATGCCGTTTTGATAGTCTGTTTTCATGTACTCTTCGACGCACGCATAGTATGTGCATTCAGCCAACACTACTTGACCATGTACCCATGGCTGTGTGTGATGCTTATTagatatttattttattttccttaTTATTGTTTGTGGCTTATGTTGGGCTTCATTATAGCCTACCCAAAACTtgattgggactaaaaggctttgttgtcaTTGTTGTTGAATGCTGATAGTTGTCTATCATGTCGAAATATTTTGACTTACTAATTTTTAATGGATTTATCTGGCCACTAGTTTCTTTCACTGACATGCAATCCAGTCCCCCATCTGTTAGTGAGAGGGAATCTGAAAAATAAGGACATGTGAGCATTCCTATCATCTTAATTGTTCCTAATATATCCAATCATATGCACTCAGATTTACCACTTGCATTTTCAATCTACCTTTTCTTGTATAACAACACTAGAGATTATTTCTCCTCATTTAGACGTAAACTTATATATTACTATACTTTGCTTGATGTTTGCTGCTTGGATATTCGGGTTGAGAACTTGAGATGTTAAATCTATTTTTCACAATCACAATATGTATTATTTGTCCTTCTAGGTTGATGCATTTCGAAAATTCCTGCCCATTTTGATTTGAGTGTTTTGCATGTCTCTTTTCTATATGACTTCAACTAGCTAAATGTGCACGCCATACTTTCCAGCCCCAAGGGAAGTCAGTTTTCTACTTGCAAGGAGGTTTCTGCATACCTCATGTCACTTCTTGGGTATCCAGAGCTCAAACCAGCCACTATTCAGTATGAAAGCACAGGACAACATTACTTGAGTGTTAACGATGGTGTAAGTTTGACGTGTACGAAACTAAGTTTTATTTACTTAAGTTCACCCTGTTTTAATTAATAAAGTATGTAACAGGTTTTAGGTGTTCAAGATCAAATTGGTTCAATTATGGACAAGACAAATGTACATTCAGTTTCTTCTCTTGCCTTCTCCAGCTATTCCAGTGATCCAACCGATGTGGATGAAAGGAATGCAGACAAAGTAAATGCTTATGAATGCCAGAAATGCAATTTGACCTTTGGTGACCGGACTTCATATGTACAGCACCATTTGTCATATCATGAAATGAGTGCTAAGAGGCGCAGGACTGGCAAGTTTGGTGAGCCAGTAGTAGGGAAAGATGGTAAGTTTGAATGCCCTATTTGTCGTAAGACCTTTGAAGAGGAATCACGTTACTTTGGCCATGTCGGGTCTCATGCAAGGTACGAAGGGTTGACTCCTGAAGCATTTCTGGATAAGGCCACTTCCAGAAGGGCAACTAATGATTCCTCGGCAGAAATTTCATTTAGTCTTCAGGAGTTGACTGAATCACATGGACAGAACAACAAGGTTTCTTATGGTGAAGCAGGCTTTCAGCACCACAATCATTCAAACGAACATGGTGACAATAACTCTACAGTCACTGAGCTTTTTAGTACAAATTATTCAGATAATTTCATTAGGCCAAATAAAACTTGGAGTAGGCCTGAAGTGGGTCCTTCCTTTAATGATGCTCCAAGTGTATGTAGATATACAAATTTTACAGGCCATGCTGATGTGACAGTTCCAGAAAGGGCATTGATCTCCAATAATCAATCTGTTAGCAACATTAGTAGCTTTGCGGGAGTGGCTATGTTTAGTGATCAGCCGGGAAGTAACCATGTTGTCAGATCTACTGCCTTTGGAACAGCCAATCATTATCAGGACCAGATTATTGATCGTGGCAAGGCTGCTCCGAGGCATGCTGACAATAATACTGTGAAAGCAAGAGATGTCAACCTCAATTCATGTGTAAATACAATATCTTTCCCTATTGCTAATGCAAATAATGAAACATCAGCTGCCCTTAATGAAGCTAATCGGTCATCTTCTACTGCAAAATGTTTTAGTGGCAGTTTCAATAACAATGATGGTGCATCTCGTGCGTCTTCCTGTTACGGATCGATCAATAAAATATCTAGTTCATTTGGCACAGCAAGCAAAACCCAAGCTGTTGGCTCCAGATGCATTGGTGCAAGCTATGAGCCTTATGGTGAAAATTTTGGTGCTCTTAAAGATAACCCTTTTGCAAGCAAGAA encodes:
- the LOC136476723 gene encoding uncharacterized protein, yielding MATELLPVVDIGALSQPDLDALAAASAHALVPRTCPDADPLPPLKIDRAVFNESAGSRKQTFSRRRLGAAAASSSSPSPARHTSSTQSSAGREYDPEGEIVAYHLRRLFVPDDPSLPPPLEPQTLALLQEPSSPPPPPPDPDRETTNAKGVSVDLLRLAGMVDPYDAELHRRTAGMASEAELQGFIDSLAGKFVSQRQRRKNVDASFFGDHLPRGWKLQLGLKRKGGLVWARCFRYVSPKGSQFSTCKEVSAYLMSLLGYPELKPATIQYESTGQHYLSVNDGVLGVQDQIGSIMDKTNVHSVSSLAFSSYSSDPTDVDERNADKVNAYECQKCNLTFGDRTSYVQHHLSYHEMSAKRRRTGKFGEPVVGKDGKFECPICRKTFEEESRYFGHVGSHARYEGLTPEAFLDKATSRRATNDSSAEISFSLQELTESHGQNNKVSYGEAGFQHHNHSNEHGDNNSTVTELFSTNYSDNFIRPNKTWSRPEVGPSFNDAPSVCRYTNFTGHADVTVPERALISNNQSVSNISSFAGVAMFSDQPGSNHVVRSTAFGTANHYQDQIIDRGKAAPRHADNNTVKARDVNLNSCVNTISFPIANANNETSAALNEANRSSSTAKCFSGSFNNNDGASRASSCYGSINKISSSFGTASKTQAVGSRCIGASYEPYGENFGALKDNPFASKNNTTVYQSNLGTPPVYAVATRADCFASGSMQTKNSDKELASSFTEKGFAQFSNSFTHTNSNSSGRCSLPAPKTPTNGSDINCIKGSSVSRGDVSFTKGSFVNRPINNNEPNVARLEVMGKLNNEMQNHYNDHAPGFDPHAAASASRNANDLVSMRTNFGRMSSTVQSVADVSVTSTSQDQCDLQLGFGAQKQQIFSSHGQLRMATAGSPPPGSISKKKSVPTESSQFGSMDGPKSFPTGTSQFGGFARPTLVPAAPSQFGSMAQPNHVHSAQSSQCSSLVQPNSIPPAESSQFGSKAQSSSVPPAKTSQFRGMAGPNSVPPAQSSQFGSMTRPNSVPPESSQSFGSTARPNSVTPESSQFGSMARPNSVPPVSSQFVNMPSQNFVSASEPTLVLGYAPQIGSGPPPQVQLGWDLSLPRMVTGGSMVTCLCIWCNSQFHHFGPFDGQQPSSFGFICPTCKDRMSGHNNMPNNGSWQP